From Chlorocebus sabaeus isolate Y175 chromosome 10, mChlSab1.0.hap1, whole genome shotgun sequence:
TCCCCTAGAACGGCCGGAGCCAGGACCCTTAGACAGGGGCGTGAAGAACCCGCTCTCTGCTGTTCTCGGGTTTCCCAACGCGGTGGTCGTGGCCCGCGGGCCCCACCTCGCGGCCCGCCTGGCCTGCCGGAGGAGCAGCGGAGGCCGAGCACTCCCCGGCCTCGGGTTCAACTTCAATAAAAGGGCCCAGCCCGCCCTTGATCACGCGGCTTGCCTGACAGCCAGGTTCAGGCCCGGGCCTAATTGAGCCCGGGTCACCTGGGAATAGGTTCAAAGGCATCCAAGCCGTAAACCACCTCCAGGCCCAGAGCCAGAGCGGCCTGGCGAACAAAGAGCCCCCGAACCACTTCAAACGCGCTCACGCTCAGCGTCCAGATGGCCCGGGGGCCGGGGTCCGTGGTGTCGCTCACCGAGGCCGGGTCCCACACTCCAGCCACCCTGCGCCCTCCTGCTCGGAGCTGCCCGCGGGCGCCCAGCGCAGCGGAGGCCGGGCCCGGGGCAGCCTCGTGCAGCTCCTGGAGCGCCCTCCATCCTCCGCTGACCCGCGAAGCGAAGGCGGAGGGCAGAGACTGGGGCAGGACAAGGCGGGCCAGCAGGCGCCCCAGCCCGCGCCCAGCAACCCCGGGCAGGGCCAGGCAGGCGGGCGCGGCGGGCACCGGGCGCTCCCGCAGAGGCTCGCTGTGGCGTTGTTTTAAAGGAGTTAGAAGAAGGTTCGGTAAAGGCATCAGGCGGGGGCTTCCCAGCAAGCCGGGGTGAAAAATGGTCCCCGACATGCACTCTAGCCCCAAAGGTGGCATCTCTACGGATCTTGGCGGCATGTCCTTGGGCACGGGCGTCTCCAGGGGTCCCCGACTGCCCTTACACTGGCGGTCGGGGCACCGAGACTGCTGCCCGCGCAGCTCCCCAGACCCCAGGCCTAAGCTTGCCGGCCGCGGTGCAGACTAGCTGTGCGCCCGGGGGGGGCAGCCAAGACCCACAGAGGTCGAGGAGGCTCCTGGCTGTGTCCTTATCTTCGGGGAGCGCATCTGGGGCTGGACTCGCCTCTCGAGCCCCTCAGGCCGAGAGAGAGAGACCCCCCCCAAAGCCCAGTGGGGGCCGATCTCTACGTTAAGGCGCAGACAAAGCCAGGCTTGGCCAGGCCTAGGGCTCGGGGCGCCCGGAGAGTGTCCTGCGTTCGGGGTGGGGGCGCGGGCGGCGGGCGAGGACCCGGCCCCCGGGATGCCCTCCGAGGCCGGGGCCGAAGGGGGAGGCAAAACTGAAAGTGCCGCgccggggggcgggggcggccgGCGAAGGCCCCAGAACTTGTCCTGCCCCCGGCCACCGCGGCCAATCAGCGCGCCGCCCTAGCTCCTGACAACTATTTAGCAACCCAGCCCGGCTAGAGTTTCCAAAAAAGTTAGAATAACTTCCTCTCCCGGAGACCTCGGTTTTTGCACAAGCCGGCCTTGAAATCAGAGCCTTTCCAGCAACTCCGAGAGCGTGTACTCGGCGACCGCGGGCTTGGCCAGCGGCGCGCGCTCGGCGCCCCGGCGCCCCCAGCCCCACGCGCGCCGGGCGGGCGCCATGGAGGAGGGCTCCAGCTCGCCCGTGTCCCCCGTGGACAGCCTGGGCACCAGCGAGGAGGAGCTCGAGCGGCAGCCCAAGCGCTTCGGCCGGAAGCGGCGCTACAGCAAGAAGTCGAGCGAAGATGGCAGCCCGACCCCGGGCAAGCGCGGCAAGAAGGGCAGCCCCAGCGCGCAGTCCTTCGAGGAGCTGCAGAGCCAGCGCATCCTGGCCAACGTGCGCGAGCGCCAGCGCACCCAGTCGCTCAACGAGGCCTTCGCGGCGCTGCGCAAGATCATCCCCACGCTGCCCTCTGACAAGCTGAGCAAGATCCAGACGCTCAAGCTGGCCGCCAGGTACATAGACTTCCTCTACCAGGTCCTGCAGAGCGACGAGATGGACAATAAGATGACCAGCTGCAGCTACGTGGCCCACGAGCGCCTCAGCTACGCCTTCTCCGTGTGGCGCATGGAGGGCGCGTGGTCCATGTCCGCCTCCCACTAGCGCCGCGCCACCCACCTCCGGACCGGCGCGCCAGGGTAGGTGCTGCGCGCGGGACGGGCGCCCTCCGCTGCGGGGGGCGGGCGGCAGGGGCGCAGGGGCACTGGGGCCTGCGCGTGTCTCCTCGGGAAGGCCCCGCGGACCGCGGTGGTGTGGATGCCGTGCGCTTTTCCTCTTAGCAACGAAGGCGGGCGGGCGGGACGCTCCCAGTCCCAGGGACACCCCTGAGTGCAAACTTCCACGCGAGGGTGTCAGTTGGGAACCGGCGGACCGGTGACTTCCCCGGCGCGGTCCGAAGATACTTAGACAAATGTTCACATTTTTCATTCTCGGTGGTGTGAGGGTGTCCATGGTTTGCGGTGGAAGGAACGGGCATCGGAAAAACCTACTGGGACCAGCCGGGGACTGGGAGATGGGGACCGGCTGCCCTTTGCGTCCGCCGCAGCGCAGGCCTCCCGCGAAGCTGCCCGAGCCAGTGGTATCGGGCTAATGGCTTCGCTCTCTTCCCGGGCATGGGTAGAGTGCGTTCGTCGAGCGGACACTCAGATCTCCCCAGTTGCTGGCGCCTGGGGTCCCCTGGCCGACCCAGTAGACATAGAGGTGTGGGCCTGCGGCTCCAGGGTTTGCCTGGGGAGGACGAGAGGAAACTGCCCTGCGCTTCGGGGCCAAAGCAGCCGCAGGGCCGGGAGTGCCCGAGAAGGGCCCTGGGCCGAGGGCGCAGATCCTGGAGCGCGGAAGCAGGGGGGTGGACGCAGCCGCGCGGAGCCCCAGGGCGCCCGCGGGCAGGTGGAGCCGACCTAGGAGTTGGGAGCCCTGAGTCCCAACCTTGACCCTGGAGTGCCCCGGAGGGGCCCCGCCCGTGCCGCGTCCTGGGTTCAGCCCCGCAGGGGTGGGCGAGGGGTCCAGGCTGGGAAGCAGGTCTGGGGGACAGGGAGGCGGTGCGCGCCGGGCCCTCCCTGCGCGAGGAGAAGGCTCGGGGGACACAGCTGCCAGGAGCACTCGAAGTTCTGGTTTCCTCTGGAAGAGCGATTAGGGCGTCCTGCACCGGGTCCTTTTCACCAGACACCTTTCAAGTCCCTTTAGACAGGCTCGAGCCACAGAGGCGCCGTCCTTTCCCGGAGGCTTTGCGAGCAGGCGAGCCCCTCTCTCATCTGCCATCCTGGGCCATGGAGGGGCACAGGGTTCTTTTTGCTGGGGCCGCGTTAAAAATCCTTCCTCCTTAGTATGTTTTAGTTCCTCGCACATCTTGTGATGTTTTTTATAAAAGTCTCTACTTCACACAGAAGGAATTTAGATTAATCAAGAGCACCCGGCCGCCTATTCTCCCAAacatatctatttctttttttatgtggTACTATAATATCTGCGAATGTTGTTGCCGAGGCCACGAAAAGCTGATCTAGCACAGgtgggttttatttcattttttcaactGTTATTTCGATGTCACTGAAAATTCTTTCAATGAAAGAGCCTCCTGAGATAATGATAACTGTATAGTTTTTTAAGAAGAATTTTCAGCAGAAAATAACTTGTGGGAATCTTCTCCTGTCTTTGTCAAAAACAGATGGAAAGTGTCTCAAATCACATATTTCTCTAGGAAAGTTTGGATTGGCTGAGTACTAAACGCTACAGTGGGGTAATACATTAATTCTGGTTTTCGCTGCCTAAATAATGAGCTTCCATTAGTTGCTTCCATTTATGCTTTACCTCATTCATGGTTTATAGCACATCTGAAATAAGAACAAACAGATGAGGaatgtcatctttttaaaaacacacacgtTGAGCCATGTTTAAGGAAAATGTCACTGTAATGATCGTTAAGACTGTCCTCCAGAAAATTACTGAAAACAAATACCAGTAGATATGATGCTGCTAGAATTCAGtaggaacatttaaaattaatttaaaaataatttcactccTCAAAACTTAGAGAATCAGCCATAGGCAACCTTTAaagattatagaaaaataaaatgcaatacatgtcataaataaataaaaacagtgctaaaagcttatttggaaaaaaaagtccttaaaaatataatcaataatTACACAGGTAGTGGGAGAGCCGATGATCTATAAGgagcctatttatttttatttttatgtactggACTATAACTGAGTAGTTCAAACAAGCTAGTTTCTTTAAGTAGATActctaaaaggagagaaaagaaatatggaaaaaatttATTCATGAATGATTCTGGacatact
This genomic window contains:
- the LOC119625261 gene encoding uncharacterized protein encodes the protein MPPRSVEMPPLGLECMSGTIFHPGLLGSPRLMPLPNLLLTPLKQRHSEPLRERPVPAAPACLALPGVAGRGLGRLLARLVLPQSLPSAFASRVSGGWRALQELHEAAPGPASAALGARGQLRAGGRRVAGVWDPASVSDTTDPGPRAIWTLSVSAFEVVRGLFVRQAALALGLEVVYGLDAFEPIPR
- the TWIST2 gene encoding twist-related protein 2, coding for MEEGSSSPVSPVDSLGTSEEELERQPKRFGRKRRYSKKSSEDGSPTPGKRGKKGSPSAQSFEELQSQRILANVRERQRTQSLNEAFAALRKIIPTLPSDKLSKIQTLKLAARYIDFLYQVLQSDEMDNKMTSCSYVAHERLSYAFSVWRMEGAWSMSASH